ATAGTGGGGACCAATACTTCGGTAGAAACAGATGCCGAAGGTGCGTTTAGCATTCCTGGTAAAGTGGGGGATGTACTAGACATTACAAATCCTATTACATTTAGCCAGAAAACTTTCCCTGTTAAGTCATTAAAAATGGGAGTTCTTAAGTTGAACGAAAAAGAAGTGAAGCTTGATGTCGTGGTTGCGTTTGGTAAACAAAAGAAAGAGAATTTGACAGGTTCTGTTTCTGTTGTGGATTCCAAAGCATTCGAAAGCAGACCAGTATCTAATGCTGTACAAGCTTTGCAAGGTAAGGTAGCAGGGATGAATTTTGATGTGGGAAGTTCAGGAACTGAGTTGGGAAGATCTCCTTCGATAAATGTGAGGGGAACAGGAACGCTTGGTGTTGGCTCATCAGCAAGTCCTTTGGTTTTGATTGATGGGGTAGAGGGTGATTTCTCATCGCTCAACCCACAAGATATTGAAAGCATTTCGGTGCTAAAAGATGCAGCTTCGTCCTCATTATATGGGTCGCGTGCGGCTTTTGGTGTTGTTTTAGTTACCACAAAATCAGGGAAGGAGGGGAAAGTTTCCATTTCTTACAACAATAGTTTAAGATACAGCTCGCCCACACTTGTCCCTAAGTTTTTGGATTCTGAGACATTTATGCATTACTTAAATGAAGCTTATAGAAATAACTCTGCCGCTTCGGGCGATAGATTTAATAAGTCTCAAATAGAAAATGCGATTAAGTATAAAAACGGGGAGATTGATTATGCCACAGCATTTGACCCAAGCTTGGGAGTCTGGGAAACAATCAAAGCTTGGGACAATGTAGATTGGTATCAGCAAATGTACAGAGCTTGGGCGCCATCGCAAGAGCATAACTTATCCATCAACGGTGGGAATGAGAAGGCTACCTACTACCTCTCTGCGGGGTATTTAGGGCAAGAAGGGCTTGTGAGATATAATACAGATACTTATGATAGAATTACCCTTAACGCAAAATTTACGGCTAATTTAAAATCTTGGCTGAAACTACAATATCAAAGCAGATTTACCAGAGAGCTAAACGGAAAATCCTCTTACTTAGCAGGTGCTGCTGCTAGCTTCTACGAGGACATCGTTAGAAAATGGCCAATGTTCCCAGTCAAAGATACCAACGGGAATTATATCTATGGCAACGGAATCGGAGAGCTTGAAATGGGAAGGTACAAAAGAGAGAGAGACCTTTTGAACCAGCAAGTGAACCTCACCATTACTCCGCTCAAAGATTGGAACATTTATGCAAACTTCTCTTACAGAACAGATACTGACTTTGAGAATAGATACTATATGCCACTCTATCAATATGATGACAAGGGGCGTGCCTCATTTGCTGCACCTAAATTTAGTATTTCCCCTTATGGGAACATCGCCCCAGGAATTTCATTCTTAGAGGAATTTGGCTATAAATCCAATTACTTTTCGCCAAACATCTATTCAGATTATACCAAATACTTTGGAAACCACACCGCTAAATTGACCGCCGGTTTCCAAGCAGAGGAGTTTAAAAATAGAGACATTAGAGCTAAAAGAAACGGAATCGTGAACAGAGATGTCATCGCGCTAGCCACTACTGATGGCGACCAAATGTATGTAGATGGCCGCTACAACGATTGGGCTACGGTGGGCTTCTTTGGCCGCTTGAACTATGATTATGATGCGCGCTACTTGGTGGAACTAAACCTCCGCTATGATGGTACAAGTAGATTCCTGCAAGACCAAAGATGGAACTGGTACCCATCTGTATCCTTGGGCTGGAATGTTGCCAGAGAAGGATTTTGGCAAAATCTAGGCGATATCTTCTCTAAAATCAGCGACTTTAAGCTCAGAGCCTCATATGGAGAGCTAGGAAACCAGTCTACAACAAATTTCTACCCATTCTACCAAACGATGCCATTTAAGCCCAATGTAGGTACTTGGCTAATTGATAATAAGCTCACCAATACGGCCTCAATGCCTCAATTAATCAGTGAGTTTTTAACTTGGGAGAGAGTAGAGACTAAAAACATAGGGCTAGACCTTAATGCCTTTAAAAATAGATTTAACTTAACCCTCGATTTCTTTGAAAGAAACACCAAAGATATGGTAGGGCCCGCAAGAGCGCTACCAGGCGTATTCGGTGCAAAAGTGCCAAATACCAACAATACAGATATGAGGTCTCGAGGATTTGAATTAGCCCTAGGCTGGAATGATAAAGTAGGCAAAGATTTTAACTACTCAATCAACGCTACATTGACTGATAGCCGCCAAACAGTGATAAACTACCCCAACGAAACAGGCTCCCTAAACACCTATTACTCAGGAAGAGAATTAGGCGAAATCTGGGGATTTGTAACCCACGGAATGGCTAAGACCGATGCTGAAATTAATGATTGGGTGAGCAAACACCGCCCCGAGTTCTACAATGGAAACTGGAGAGCTGGCGACATTATGTTCGAGGATTTAAACAAAGATGGCAAAATCGGTGTAGGAAGCTCAACTTTGGAAGACCACGGCGATTTGAAAATCATCGGGAACAGAATCCCACGATACAACTTTGGTTTAGACCTATTTGCGCAATACAAGGGCTTAGACCTTAGAATATTCCTCCAAGGTACGGCTAAGAGAGATTTAGACCTAGATAGCAAGGGCTTCTTAACGCCAAACACGCTCTTTACAGGTGCCAATACCCCGTATGATGGCGGTAAAACAAATCTATGGCCAGCCACAGGCTTTAAGGAGCATTTAGATTACTTCCGCCCAGAGGGCACCACCAGTCCGCTTGGGCCTAATGTAGATGCCTACTACCCAGCCCCATCATTGGGAGATTCTTACAAAAACTTCCCAGTGCCACAAACTAGATATTTGCAAAATGGCGCCTATGTAAGAGTGAAAAACATTCAGCTAGGCTACACCTTGCCAAAGAAATTAGTACAGAGCATCTATATGAACAGAGTGCGATTCTATATCTCAGGAGAAAACCTATTCACTTGGACAAAGCTCTCTTCGCTATTTGACCCCGAGGTAATCGGCGGCGCTAGCGGGCAAGGGAAAATGTACCCACTCTCCAAAGTAGTATCCACAGGAATTAGCATCAATTTCTAAAATAAAGTTTAAAATAATGAAGAAGATAAATAAAATAATAATCGCACTATTAGCCCTCTATTCGCTAAGTGCTTGTAACGATTTCCTAGACAGGGAACCCCTATCACAAGTAAGCCCAGATGCCTATTTTAACAACGCAGGGCAGCTATCCGCTTACACCTTAGATTTATACAAATCCTTCTTTTACACCAATAAAGATTACTCTATGGGGAATACTTTGCTGGACAACAATACCGATAACCAAGCAAAAAGAAACTCCTCAGATGATATATGGATTCCAGGTTGGAAGAAAGTGCCAAACAAAGCCTCCGTATGGAAACTAAACAATATCCGCAAGGTAAACTACTTCCTTGGCAAAGTACTCCCTAAATACAAAGCCGGAGAAATCGAAGGAAGCAAAGCAGAGATTAACCAAGCCATTGGCGAAGCCTACTTCCTAAGAGCTTACACATACTATGGCAAGCTCACCAAGCTAGGCGACTTCCCAATCATCAAGGAGCCGCTACCAGAGGATAGAGCGGAGCTCATCAAGCGCTCTAAAAGAAGCCCCAGAAACCTAGTAGCCCGCTTCATCTTAGAAGACTTAGACGAGGCCATAAAATACCTAAGCCCCAACCCCGTAGCCAATAAAAACAGAATAAGCCAAGAAGTAGCACAGCTATTCAAATCCAGAGTAGCCCTATACGAAGGCACTTGGCTCAAATACCACAGAGGCACCGCCTTTGTACCAGGGGGGCAAGGCTGGCCAGGAAACCCGCAAGATGTAAACTACCCCGATGGCTATGACAAGGAAATAGAATTCTTCCTTACCCAAGCCAAAGATGCCGCCGAGAAGGTAATCAAAAATGTAAGCCTCACCCCAAGCAACCACAAGGTTAAAAGCTTAGAAGTAGGAACCAACCCCTACTATATGATGTTTGCCGACACCGATATGGGCAAGTATGATGAGGTATTGCTATGGAGAAGCTATAATGTAGACCTCGCCGTAGCACACGCCACACAAGTATACCTAAAACTAGGAAGCCAATCAGGCTTTACACAAGGCTTGATGGACGCCTACCTAGACAAAAACGGAAAGCCCGTCTATAAAGACGCAACTATCCTCGCCTCCTACAACGACCCTAAAAAGCTCTCGACCAACCTCGC
This Ornithobacterium rhinotracheale DNA region includes the following protein-coding sequences:
- a CDS encoding RagB/SusD family nutrient uptake outer membrane protein, which translates into the protein MKKINKIIIALLALYSLSACNDFLDREPLSQVSPDAYFNNAGQLSAYTLDLYKSFFYTNKDYSMGNTLLDNNTDNQAKRNSSDDIWIPGWKKVPNKASVWKLNNIRKVNYFLGKVLPKYKAGEIEGSKAEINQAIGEAYFLRAYTYYGKLTKLGDFPIIKEPLPEDRAELIKRSKRSPRNLVARFILEDLDEAIKYLSPNPVANKNRISQEVAQLFKSRVALYEGTWLKYHRGTAFVPGGQGWPGNPQDVNYPDGYDKEIEFFLTQAKDAAEKVIKNVSLTPSNHKVKSLEVGTNPYYMMFADTDMGKYDEVLLWRSYNVDLAVAHATQVYLKLGSQSGFTQGLMDAYLDKNGKPVYKDATILASYNDPKKLSTNLANKRDERIAMFVKKRSDQFNTNKNTFYLPKFSEGGNLSATGYEIRKGLGLDPYPQQNSAQKSVNGCLLFRASEAYLNYIEAQYELEGNVSNESAAYWAALRERAGVLTDYKVTDKNTDLDLEDDFAVYSAGQKVEVTLYNIRRERRCELVAEGLRMDDLKRWRALDQVKNYQVRGIKIWEWLQPGVLNSNELKNFSDLRYEPAKSPNMSSPDIGPYFYIYRIKSDNRFYEGYTWVKAHYYEPIAFEELQLAAPDGNPNNSVIYQNPGWPTLAGGVAEIN
- a CDS encoding SusC/RagA family TonB-linked outer membrane protein; protein product: MKRKMLWSSTMLLLFVSIMAQITGKVQDDYGPLQGALVTIVGTNTSVETDAEGAFSIPGKVGDVLDITNPITFSQKTFPVKSLKMGVLKLNEKEVKLDVVVAFGKQKKENLTGSVSVVDSKAFESRPVSNAVQALQGKVAGMNFDVGSSGTELGRSPSINVRGTGTLGVGSSASPLVLIDGVEGDFSSLNPQDIESISVLKDAASSSLYGSRAAFGVVLVTTKSGKEGKVSISYNNSLRYSSPTLVPKFLDSETFMHYLNEAYRNNSAASGDRFNKSQIENAIKYKNGEIDYATAFDPSLGVWETIKAWDNVDWYQQMYRAWAPSQEHNLSINGGNEKATYYLSAGYLGQEGLVRYNTDTYDRITLNAKFTANLKSWLKLQYQSRFTRELNGKSSYLAGAAASFYEDIVRKWPMFPVKDTNGNYIYGNGIGELEMGRYKRERDLLNQQVNLTITPLKDWNIYANFSYRTDTDFENRYYMPLYQYDDKGRASFAAPKFSISPYGNIAPGISFLEEFGYKSNYFSPNIYSDYTKYFGNHTAKLTAGFQAEEFKNRDIRAKRNGIVNRDVIALATTDGDQMYVDGRYNDWATVGFFGRLNYDYDARYLVELNLRYDGTSRFLQDQRWNWYPSVSLGWNVAREGFWQNLGDIFSKISDFKLRASYGELGNQSTTNFYPFYQTMPFKPNVGTWLIDNKLTNTASMPQLISEFLTWERVETKNIGLDLNAFKNRFNLTLDFFERNTKDMVGPARALPGVFGAKVPNTNNTDMRSRGFELALGWNDKVGKDFNYSINATLTDSRQTVINYPNETGSLNTYYSGRELGEIWGFVTHGMAKTDAEINDWVSKHRPEFYNGNWRAGDIMFEDLNKDGKIGVGSSTLEDHGDLKIIGNRIPRYNFGLDLFAQYKGLDLRIFLQGTAKRDLDLDSKGFLTPNTLFTGANTPYDGGKTNLWPATGFKEHLDYFRPEGTTSPLGPNVDAYYPAPSLGDSYKNFPVPQTRYLQNGAYVRVKNIQLGYTLPKKLVQSIYMNRVRFYISGENLFTWTKLSSLFDPEVIGGASGQGKMYPLSKVVSTGISINF